A region of uncultured Desulfobacter sp. DNA encodes the following proteins:
- the ribE gene encoding 6,7-dimethyl-8-ribityllumazine synthase — MPQIIEANLNAKGKKFGIIAARFNDFIVDKLVSGALDALIRSGAQDKDIAIVKVPGAFEIPLAAAKLADMKKFDAIICLGAVIRGATTHYDYVCAEVSKGIASVSLEAKVPVMFGILTTETIEQAIERAGTKSGNKGFDVAMGAIEMANLCKNME, encoded by the coding sequence ATGCCTCAGATAATTGAAGCCAATTTAAATGCCAAGGGAAAAAAATTTGGTATTATTGCCGCAAGATTCAATGATTTTATTGTGGACAAACTTGTGTCGGGCGCTTTGGATGCTTTGATCAGAAGCGGTGCACAGGATAAGGATATTGCCATTGTCAAGGTGCCCGGTGCCTTTGAAATTCCACTGGCCGCAGCCAAACTGGCTGATATGAAAAAATTTGACGCCATTATCTGCCTGGGCGCTGTGATCCGCGGGGCCACCACCCATTATGATTATGTGTGCGCGGAAGTGTCCAAAGGTATCGCGTCCGTAAGTCTTGAGGCCAAAGTGCCGGTGATGTTCGGTATCCTCACCACAGAAACCATTGAACAGGCCATTGAACGGGCGGGGACGAAATCCGGTAACAAAGGTTTTGATGTGGCCATGGGTGCCATTGAGATGGCAAACCTGTGCAAGAACATGGAATAA
- the nusB gene encoding transcription antitermination factor NusB, which translates to MGDRRKSRELALQALFSMDLNRTDSLPQLDEFLDQYGEDVSEPTRLFFQTLVDGVLNNRKKIDTLLDQCAKNWKISRMPAVDRNIMRIAAFEMLHLSDIPHSVSINEAVDIGKKFGTRDSGPFINGVLDRIRTQQEL; encoded by the coding sequence ATGGGTGACAGGCGAAAATCCAGGGAACTGGCCCTGCAAGCCTTGTTTTCCATGGATCTGAATAGAACAGACTCCTTGCCACAACTGGATGAATTCCTTGATCAATACGGAGAAGATGTCAGTGAGCCCACCCGTCTTTTTTTTCAGACGCTTGTGGACGGGGTGTTGAATAACCGTAAAAAGATAGACACACTTTTAGATCAATGCGCCAAGAACTGGAAGATTTCCAGAATGCCGGCCGTGGATAGAAATATCATGAGAATTGCTGCATTTGAGATGCTTCATCTGTCTGATATTCCCCACTCGGTATCAATCAATGAAGCGGTTGATATCGGAAAAAAATTCGGTACCCGGGATTCCGGGCCCTTCATTAACGGTGTGTTGGATCGCATCAGAACCCAGCAAGAGTTATAG
- a CDS encoding MBL fold metallo-hydrolase, translated as MIIHKLEVGPIMANCYILGCEDTKQAAVIDPGDDADRILMTLAKAELKVKYLINTHGHFDHVGANKRMKEVTGAQIAIHPDDEPMLLDLSRHARMFGLGAENSPPADIHLRDNDTISFGNITLEVIHTPGHSPGGISLYTPGHLFVGDTLFMGSIGRTDLPGGDYDTLISSIKTRLLNLDVNTVVYPGHGPKTSIANEKRMNPFLR; from the coding sequence TTGATTATACACAAACTAGAAGTCGGCCCTATTATGGCGAACTGCTATATTTTGGGGTGTGAAGATACAAAACAGGCCGCTGTAATTGACCCGGGTGATGATGCAGACCGCATTCTCATGACCCTTGCCAAGGCTGAATTGAAAGTAAAATATTTGATCAACACCCATGGCCATTTTGACCATGTGGGGGCAAACAAACGGATGAAGGAAGTTACGGGTGCCCAGATCGCCATACATCCCGATGATGAGCCCATGCTTCTGGACCTGTCCCGTCATGCGCGCATGTTTGGCCTTGGCGCAGAGAATTCCCCTCCTGCCGACATTCATCTCAGGGACAATGATACAATCTCCTTTGGCAATATAACCCTTGAGGTGATCCATACGCCGGGGCACTCACCCGGGGGAATCAGTCTTTACACCCCAGGACACCTGTTTGTCGGCGATACCCTTTTCATGGGGTCCATCGGCCGTACTGATCTGCCCGGAGGTGATTATGATACCCTGATTTCGTCCATTAAAACCAGGTTGTTGAATTTGGACGTAAACACCGTGGTGTATCCAGGACATGGTCCCAAAACCTCCATTGCCAATGAAAAACGGATGAACCCATTCCTCAGATAG
- a CDS encoding DUF1573 domain-containing protein translates to MKYINCVIISALLFGLVGVSDVWAGPRAVPVVPVFEFEPVSEGQSFTHDFIIKNMGDALLNIIRVQPPUGCDKKAYDRTIPPGGEGKITIGIKTAGYGGRELSKKILVQTDDPDNSKLYLQISGKVKEIVRITPPTLSLSGIPGQTLSDVVTIESMDGEQLNILDMKLKFNEQIKAELIKPGEGEKIWQVRISCYCDHAADLYDFITLHTDNPYKPRLKIRVYAMFEPKTSPGEIGSQIPENKGGNPKE, encoded by the coding sequence ATGAAATACATTAATTGTGTAATTATTTCAGCGCTCCTGTTTGGTCTTGTGGGAGTGTCCGATGTCTGGGCGGGGCCCAGGGCAGTGCCGGTGGTTCCTGTTTTTGAGTTTGAGCCTGTTTCTGAAGGACAGAGTTTTACCCACGACTTCATAATAAAAAACATGGGTGATGCACTTCTGAATATTATCCGGGTTCAGCCCCCGTGAGGCTGTGACAAGAAAGCCTATGACAGGACGATTCCCCCGGGCGGGGAAGGAAAAATTACCATTGGTATCAAGACAGCAGGTTACGGCGGACGAGAGTTGAGCAAAAAAATTCTGGTTCAAACCGATGATCCCGATAACAGCAAATTATATTTACAAATTTCAGGTAAAGTTAAAGAGATTGTCAGGATTACTCCCCCCACATTGAGTCTGAGCGGAATTCCGGGCCAGACCTTAAGTGATGTGGTTACCATCGAATCCATGGATGGGGAACAGTTAAACATCCTTGACATGAAGCTCAAGTTTAACGAGCAGATAAAGGCTGAACTCATTAAACCCGGTGAAGGGGAGAAAATCTGGCAGGTCAGAATTTCATGCTATTGTGATCATGCTGCGGATCTATATGATTTTATTACCCTGCATACTGATAACCCCTATAAACCCAGATTAAAAATCAGGGTTTATGCCATGTTTGAACCAAAGACTTCTCCTGGAGAAATCGGTTCCCAGATACCGGAAAATAAGGGGGGTAATCCCAAGGAATGA
- a CDS encoding HAD family hydrolase, with protein sequence MDTAGIKAVVFDCDGVMFDTAQANRKFYNSILDSFNKVPLDDEQFVNIHMMTVKAAVEYLFPEMENHRPVYQKIKDIGYKSVVPFMLMEPGLLELLDAIRQAGMVRGVATNRTDTMASVLIEHKLTACFDIVVTASDVANPKPFPDQLEKIMGAYTLLPRQIVFIGDSIYDEKAAEAAGTWFIAFKQPKLQAHAHAVSMDEVGELLKLSKYNS encoded by the coding sequence ATGGATACAGCAGGTATTAAGGCCGTTGTATTTGACTGCGACGGTGTCATGTTCGATACGGCCCAGGCCAACCGCAAATTCTATAATAGTATTCTGGACAGTTTCAACAAAGTGCCATTGGATGATGAGCAATTTGTAAACATTCATATGATGACCGTAAAAGCAGCTGTTGAATATCTTTTTCCGGAAATGGAAAATCACCGGCCGGTATATCAGAAGATAAAAGACATTGGCTATAAATCCGTGGTGCCCTTCATGCTGATGGAACCGGGCCTGCTAGAGTTGCTTGATGCCATTAGACAGGCCGGAATGGTGCGTGGTGTGGCCACAAACCGCACAGATACCATGGCCAGTGTGCTGATTGAACATAAGCTGACTGCATGTTTCGATATTGTGGTTACGGCCTCTGATGTGGCCAATCCCAAACCATTCCCTGATCAACTTGAAAAAATTATGGGGGCGTATACACTGCTGCCCCGGCAGATTGTGTTCATCGGGGATTCCATATACGATGAAAAAGCGGCTGAAGCGGCCGGGACCTGGTTCATTGCGTTTAAGCAACCGAAGCTGCAAGCCCACGCCCACGCAGTATCCATGGATGAGGTGGGAGAACTGCTAAAGTTAAGCAAATATAATTCTTGA
- the sat gene encoding sulfate adenylyltransferase: MSKLVAPHGGKGLVCCKLEGAALEAELKKAAGLKKIEISSQVKGDLIMLGIGGFSPLNGFMTKADWKGVCEDFLLANGTFWPVPVMLDASADAAAAINVGDEITLERNGEIYATMKVEEKFEMTEDEKKWECEKVYKGHGEESADKVFWEIALKDHPGVQMVMARKEFCLAGPVKVLSEGEFPEKFKGVYLTPAETRAIMDEKGWANVASMQLRNPMHRSHEHLCKIALDVCDGVLIHSLIGNLKPGDIPADVRIKCIDTLIKGYFVPEHVINAGYPLDMRYAGPREALLHATFRQNYGVNKMIIGRDHAGVGDFYTLFEAQEIFDIIPTPADAGKRLLCEPLKIDWTFYCHKCDGMASMRTCPHGKDDRVILSGTKLRHALSNNQPVVDHFGREEVLVILREYYASLTEKVEVKLQSHAEGTKM; this comes from the coding sequence ATGTCTAAATTAGTTGCACCCCATGGCGGGAAAGGTCTTGTATGCTGCAAACTTGAAGGCGCTGCTCTGGAAGCTGAACTGAAAAAAGCCGCAGGTCTGAAAAAAATCGAAATTTCTTCCCAGGTTAAAGGCGATTTGATCATGCTGGGTATCGGCGGCTTCTCTCCGCTGAACGGCTTTATGACCAAAGCTGACTGGAAAGGCGTATGCGAAGATTTCCTGCTTGCTAACGGTACTTTCTGGCCGGTTCCCGTTATGCTCGACGCTTCTGCTGATGCTGCTGCAGCAATTAATGTTGGCGATGAAATCACCCTGGAAAGAAATGGTGAGATCTATGCTACCATGAAGGTCGAAGAAAAATTCGAAATGACCGAAGACGAGAAAAAATGGGAATGTGAAAAAGTTTACAAAGGTCATGGCGAAGAGTCCGCTGACAAAGTATTCTGGGAAATCGCTCTGAAAGATCATCCCGGCGTTCAGATGGTTATGGCCAGAAAAGAGTTCTGCCTGGCAGGTCCTGTAAAAGTTCTCTCCGAAGGCGAATTCCCCGAAAAATTCAAAGGCGTTTACCTGACTCCTGCTGAAACCCGCGCTATCATGGATGAAAAAGGCTGGGCAAACGTTGCTTCCATGCAGCTGAGAAACCCCATGCACAGATCCCATGAACATCTGTGCAAGATCGCCCTTGACGTATGTGACGGCGTTCTGATTCACTCCCTGATCGGTAACCTGAAACCTGGCGATATCCCCGCAGACGTACGTATCAAATGTATCGACACCCTGATCAAGGGCTACTTCGTACCGGAACACGTTATCAATGCCGGTTACCCCCTTGACATGAGATATGCCGGTCCCCGTGAAGCACTGCTTCATGCCACCTTCCGTCAGAACTACGGTGTTAACAAGATGATCATCGGTCGTGACCATGCCGGCGTTGGTGACTTCTACACCCTGTTCGAAGCCCAGGAAATTTTTGATATTATCCCCACTCCTGCAGATGCCGGCAAACGCCTGCTGTGCGAACCGCTGAAAATTGACTGGACTTTCTATTGCCACAAATGTGACGGCATGGCTTCCATGAGAACCTGCCCCCATGGCAAAGATGACCGCGTTATCCTTTCCGGTACCAAACTGCGTCACGCCCTGTCCAACAACCAGCCTGTTGTTGATCACTTTGGCCGTGAAGAAGTTCTGGTTATCCTTAGAGAATACTATGCCAGCCTGACCGAAAAGGTTGAGGTAAAACTGCAGAGCCATGCAGAAGGCACGAAAATGTAA
- a CDS encoding radical SAM protein: MDISNHPCFNTEVKEVLGQVHLPVAPRCNIQCNYCDRKTDCIDENRPGVTSAILKPSQAMIYLDYVLEKVKNISVVGIIGPGDPFANPDETMETLQLVQRKYPEMIRTLTTNALGIGPYIDELAKMKVNHITVSLNAIDPEIGSQLYSFVRNGKRVLGPKPGFEVLLEKQLEAITRLKEKNIITKVNTVVIPGINDGHIETIAEKMAELKVDILNCIPFYPSKGSNFAHLKEPSESEMTEIRKKAAVHIPQMYHCKRCRADAVGIPGEKNSRKIFDKLQECAQMPEFFSDERPYVAVSSLDGRLVNQQLGKAEELLIYGVRDNGGIYFVEARKTPKPGGGMQRWEELSAMLSDCRALMVAGIGDNPRRVLSQKKIDILELDGTIVEALEAVFEGHSMDFMVQRDVKACNKRNPMAGIMGCGF; encoded by the coding sequence ATGGATATATCCAACCACCCGTGTTTCAACACCGAGGTTAAAGAAGTTTTGGGACAAGTCCACCTTCCGGTTGCACCGCGATGCAACATTCAATGCAATTACTGCGATAGAAAAACTGACTGTATCGATGAAAATCGGCCCGGAGTAACCAGCGCGATCCTGAAACCAAGTCAGGCTATGATTTATCTCGACTATGTACTTGAAAAAGTAAAAAACATCTCCGTGGTGGGAATTATTGGACCGGGCGATCCCTTTGCAAATCCAGATGAAACCATGGAAACGCTTCAGCTGGTGCAAAGAAAATACCCTGAGATGATTCGGACTTTGACCACCAACGCTTTGGGCATCGGTCCATACATTGATGAACTGGCCAAAATGAAAGTCAATCACATTACTGTATCTTTAAACGCCATTGACCCTGAAATCGGATCACAACTGTATTCTTTTGTTCGAAATGGCAAAAGAGTTCTGGGCCCCAAACCAGGCTTTGAGGTTCTGCTTGAAAAACAACTTGAGGCGATCACCCGCCTTAAAGAAAAAAACATCATCACCAAGGTCAACACCGTCGTTATACCTGGAATCAATGATGGACATATTGAAACGATTGCTGAAAAGATGGCTGAACTTAAGGTGGACATCCTCAACTGTATTCCCTTTTATCCCAGTAAGGGGTCTAATTTTGCCCATTTGAAAGAACCATCCGAGTCAGAAATGACAGAGATTCGAAAAAAGGCGGCAGTGCATATTCCCCAGATGTACCATTGCAAACGCTGCCGTGCCGACGCAGTGGGCATTCCGGGTGAAAAAAACAGCCGTAAAATTTTCGACAAACTCCAGGAATGCGCTCAGATGCCCGAATTTTTCAGCGATGAACGGCCTTATGTGGCTGTTTCCAGTCTTGATGGCCGTCTCGTCAATCAACAATTGGGTAAAGCAGAAGAATTATTAATCTATGGCGTCCGGGACAATGGCGGCATTTATTTTGTCGAAGCCCGAAAGACACCCAAACCCGGTGGTGGCATGCAGCGCTGGGAAGAGCTAAGCGCCATGCTCAGTGACTGCAGGGCATTAATGGTTGCAGGAATCGGAGACAATCCCCGTCGTGTGCTCAGCCAGAAAAAAATAGATATTTTAGAGTTGGACGGCACCATTGTCGAAGCCCTTGAAGCCGTTTTTGAAGGACACAGTATGGACTTTATGGTTCAGCGGGATGTAAAGGCATGCAATAAAAGAAATCCCATGGCGGGAATAATGGGATGTGGGTTTTGA
- the modA gene encoding molybdate ABC transporter substrate-binding protein, translated as MKKIQGLNIFIFFILLVFCTQVQAQTRQVRVSVAKSMTNLCNSLITNFQKQHPDVKIVPNFASSGALAKQIEQGAPADIYISANPKWMNYLIEKDKMKIDTKKIFAHNALVFVGQPDTDVHAMADLQKLTRVALGSPSSVPAGQYAKQAMDKEGIYEAMLGKGQLVMAKDVRQALIYADRGETDGAFVYKTDALLATSAKILFEVPVELYSQVTYPVAMTKTSDGNADARLFYDYITSEAAHPEMVRLGFTLP; from the coding sequence GTGAAAAAAATACAAGGACTAAACATTTTCATTTTCTTTATCCTGCTGGTGTTCTGTACGCAGGTTCAGGCCCAGACCAGACAGGTTCGAGTTTCAGTGGCAAAGAGCATGACCAATTTGTGTAATAGCCTGATAACAAATTTTCAAAAGCAGCATCCTGATGTTAAAATTGTTCCTAATTTTGCATCATCCGGGGCCCTGGCCAAACAAATCGAACAGGGAGCGCCTGCAGACATCTATATTTCTGCCAATCCGAAGTGGATGAACTATCTGATTGAAAAGGATAAAATGAAAATAGATACAAAAAAAATATTTGCACATAATGCATTGGTTTTTGTGGGCCAGCCAGACACGGATGTTCATGCCATGGCGGATTTACAGAAGTTGACGCGTGTTGCCTTGGGAAGTCCCAGCAGCGTACCGGCCGGCCAGTATGCCAAGCAGGCCATGGATAAAGAAGGGATCTATGAGGCGATGCTCGGGAAAGGGCAGCTGGTCATGGCCAAAGATGTTCGCCAGGCATTGATATATGCCGACCGGGGAGAGACTGATGGTGCTTTCGTTTACAAAACAGATGCGCTGCTCGCCACCAGTGCCAAGATTCTGTTTGAAGTTCCTGTGGAACTTTATAGTCAGGTAACCTACCCGGTGGCCATGACAAAGACCAGCGACGGGAATGCCGATGCCAGGCTTTTTTATGACTATATCACTTCTGAAGCAGCCCATCCTGAAATGGTCCGTTTAGGTTTTACGCTGCCCTGA
- the modB gene encoding molybdate ABC transporter permease subunit, with protein MLSLKVACAATLISTPFGIACGYFLAFSRARGKAVVEGIISLPLVLPPVVVGYLLLLSFGSNGIIGKFLNYFGIQIVFSLTGAVIASAVVGFPLMVRSIRIGMEAVDQSYISVSRTLGAGWWDSFFTIVLPLSGRAILAGMSLMFARNLGEFGATVILAGNIPGVTQTIPLAIYEYTSIPGGDRLALTLCLVSITLSFAILLISEAINRRFKRG; from the coding sequence ATGCTTTCCCTTAAGGTTGCCTGTGCGGCAACCTTAATTTCCACTCCCTTTGGGATTGCCTGTGGCTATTTTCTTGCCTTTAGCAGGGCCAGGGGTAAAGCTGTGGTGGAGGGTATTATCAGTTTGCCCCTGGTTCTGCCTCCGGTGGTGGTCGGTTATCTTTTGCTGCTCTCCTTCGGATCTAATGGAATTATTGGTAAATTTTTAAATTATTTTGGAATCCAGATAGTTTTCTCTCTTACCGGTGCGGTCATTGCGTCGGCTGTTGTGGGGTTTCCACTGATGGTTCGTTCCATTCGTATTGGTATGGAGGCTGTGGATCAATCCTATATTTCAGTATCCAGAACCCTTGGGGCGGGATGGTGGGACAGTTTTTTCACCATTGTTCTGCCGTTGAGCGGCCGTGCGATTCTTGCCGGGATGTCGTTGATGTTTGCCAGAAACCTTGGGGAGTTCGGTGCAACCGTCATCCTTGCCGGTAATATCCCGGGCGTGACACAGACCATTCCTTTGGCAATCTACGAATATACCTCGATTCCGGGTGGCGACCGGCTGGCATTGACTTTGTGTTTGGTTTCCATCACCCTTTCTTTTGCCATTCTTCTCATCAGTGAGGCAATAAATCGCAGGTTCAAAAGAGGGTAG
- the modC gene encoding molybdenum ABC transporter ATP-binding protein, giving the protein MQLDVKLKKTFKDFTLDVAFSLSSSRTGIFGPSGSGKSTIMNLLSGLEMPDSGHIRLGDTILFDAKRKINLKPDKRNIGVVFQAAHLFPHMSVKRNIFYGYKRVKPENRQIDPGGLFEALGIAHLLSRDVYRLSGGERQRIALARTVLSNPRLILMDEPLSALDEGHKFQIIPYLKNVFNNYSIPMIFISHSVLEMRMMTDEVLVLEKGCIQQRSTAEELVKRSWNHGLGSYINLIHLGDCSPYKDLFRYKWGDANLILTESGGSGENLFELDSRDILLFKRHPEATSARNLLQCTVTDIYSSGNRVRVELACGRERLIAQIVPESLSELGIEKGTMVVAAIKASAFKKIL; this is encoded by the coding sequence GTGCAGTTAGACGTTAAATTAAAAAAAACTTTCAAGGATTTTACCCTTGATGTTGCATTCAGCCTGTCCTCATCACGGACGGGGATTTTCGGTCCGTCGGGAAGCGGAAAATCAACGATTATGAATCTTTTGTCCGGTCTTGAAATGCCGGACAGCGGTCATATTCGATTGGGTGATACCATCCTGTTTGATGCAAAAAGAAAGATTAATCTGAAACCGGATAAACGCAACATAGGTGTTGTATTCCAGGCTGCCCATCTTTTTCCCCACATGAGCGTTAAAAGAAATATTTTTTATGGGTATAAACGGGTCAAACCGGAAAATAGACAGATTGACCCTGGTGGGCTCTTTGAGGCTTTGGGTATTGCACATCTTTTGTCACGCGATGTTTATAGGCTATCAGGCGGAGAGCGGCAGCGTATTGCCCTGGCAAGAACGGTACTGTCAAATCCCCGGCTTATTTTGATGGATGAGCCGCTTTCGGCTTTGGATGAGGGGCATAAATTTCAGATTATTCCGTATTTGAAAAATGTCTTTAATAATTACAGTATCCCCATGATTTTCATCAGCCATTCGGTGCTTGAAATGCGGATGATGACCGATGAGGTGCTGGTGCTTGAAAAGGGGTGTATTCAGCAGCGTAGTACAGCTGAAGAACTGGTGAAAAGATCCTGGAATCATGGTCTTGGCAGTTATATCAATCTGATTCATCTTGGTGATTGTTCACCCTATAAGGATTTGTTTCGTTATAAATGGGGTGATGCCAATTTGATTCTCACTGAGTCTGGAGGCAGTGGAGAAAATCTATTTGAACTAGATTCCCGGGATATTCTTCTTTTTAAGCGGCATCCGGAGGCAACAAGTGCCAGAAATCTGTTGCAGTGTACTGTGACCGATATTTATAGCAGCGGAAATCGTGTGCGCGTGGAGCTTGCCTGTGGCCGTGAGCGCCTGATTGCCCAGATCGTTCCCGAATCGTTAAGTGAATTGGGCATCGAGAAGGGCACAATGGTGGTGGCGGCAATAAAGGCCTCGGCGTTCAAAAAGATATTATAA
- a CDS encoding sigma 54-interacting transcriptional regulator yields MRNTTLKSGERNSSCITGEVCRVKALPSLFQLSKVLDKSENLSQAMDVFLDIMERNLDVVRGMVTLYNRKTGKIFIHKSIGLTLEEERRGIYCLGEGITGQVVETNRAVIIPEIGSEPKFLNRTQSMPAKENRHLPFICVPIARGKKVLGTISVEVNCASQVFINRVLEILTIVATMTAHAAELYLLENEERTYWLSENRRLQDALKKKYRADNIIGDSKPMREIHAMIKRIARTKTTVLILGESGVGKELVANAIHYASPRASSPFIKFNCAALPETLIESELFGHEKGAFTGASAQRTGRFEEADGGTIFLDEIGELSLAMQTKLLRVLQERTFERVGGNRAIKVDIRIITATNKNLAAMSDDGRFREDLFYRLNVFPIMIPPLRERGSDVITLADHFVSRFAKENGKEIKRITTPALDMLMSYHWPGNVRELENVIERAAILTDDHVIQAFNLPPSLQTAKASGTTIKSGLPAKLDAVAYEMIADALKTNQGNMTHTARELGITRHALRLRMDKLDIDYRKFRR; encoded by the coding sequence TTGAGGAATACCACATTAAAATCCGGGGAACGCAACTCAAGTTGCATAACCGGAGAGGTTTGCCGGGTCAAGGCGCTCCCCTCTCTTTTCCAGTTGAGCAAGGTCCTTGACAAAAGCGAGAACCTATCCCAGGCCATGGATGTATTCCTGGATATTATGGAACGTAATCTGGATGTTGTCCGTGGAATGGTGACCTTATACAACCGTAAAACAGGTAAAATTTTTATCCACAAAAGCATCGGGTTGACCTTGGAGGAAGAACGCAGAGGAATTTATTGCCTTGGGGAGGGCATTACCGGCCAGGTTGTTGAAACCAACAGAGCTGTAATCATCCCTGAAATCGGCAGCGAACCCAAGTTTCTCAACCGCACACAAAGCATGCCAGCCAAGGAGAACCGGCACCTGCCGTTCATTTGCGTGCCCATTGCCCGGGGGAAAAAGGTTCTGGGAACAATAAGCGTGGAGGTCAACTGTGCGTCCCAGGTATTTATCAACCGTGTCCTGGAAATACTGACCATTGTTGCGACCATGACGGCCCATGCAGCTGAGCTTTACTTACTTGAAAATGAGGAGCGCACTTACTGGCTCAGTGAAAACAGACGATTGCAGGATGCTCTTAAAAAAAAATACCGGGCAGACAATATCATCGGCGATTCCAAGCCCATGCGCGAAATCCACGCAATGATCAAACGAATTGCCCGGACAAAGACAACGGTTCTGATTCTTGGGGAAAGCGGTGTGGGCAAGGAACTGGTTGCCAATGCGATTCATTATGCCAGCCCCCGGGCCAGTAGCCCGTTTATCAAGTTTAATTGTGCGGCACTGCCTGAAACCCTCATCGAAAGTGAGTTGTTCGGACATGAAAAAGGGGCGTTTACGGGCGCAAGCGCCCAGCGCACCGGCCGATTCGAGGAGGCAGATGGAGGAACTATTTTTCTGGATGAAATCGGGGAACTCTCCCTGGCCATGCAGACAAAACTTTTACGTGTCCTGCAGGAGCGCACTTTTGAACGTGTGGGCGGCAACCGGGCCATCAAGGTGGATATTCGAATCATTACCGCAACCAATAAAAATCTGGCGGCAATGTCCGATGACGGCCGGTTCCGAGAGGATCTATTCTATCGCCTGAACGTGTTTCCTATTATGATCCCGCCGCTTCGTGAGCGTGGAAGCGATGTCATCACCCTGGCAGATCATTTTGTTTCCCGATTTGCCAAGGAGAATGGCAAGGAAATTAAAAGAATTACAACGCCGGCACTGGATATGCTCATGAGTTATCACTGGCCGGGAAACGTAAGGGAACTTGAGAATGTGATTGAGCGTGCCGCCATTTTGACCGATGATCATGTGATCCAGGCCTTTAATCTGCCCCCGTCACTGCAGACGGCAAAAGCGTCCGGCACAACCATTAAATCCGGGCTTCCGGCCAAACTTGATGCAGTGGCCTACGAAATGATCGCGGATGCTTTAAAGACAAACCAGGGAAACATGACGCACACGGCAAGGGAACTTGGTATCACACGCCATGCTTTACGGTTACGGATGGATAAACTGGATATTGATTACCGCAAATTCCGCAGATAA
- a CDS encoding NifB/NifX family molybdenum-iron cluster-binding protein, with protein sequence MKELHMSEELICHNYNPDRPYVAISSTDGKSIDQPLGKAESLLIYQAGPPCPEPVEKRDIPLPSKGLGRWMQLGTALLDCQWLLVPTIGEAAFKILVNKGIMVYIIEGAITDALGLIATGGNLNTMARPEILARTTRGQEPGIRCTSSVCGGGGRGCYES encoded by the coding sequence ATGAAAGAGTTGCATATGTCCGAAGAATTAATTTGTCATAACTACAATCCGGACCGGCCATACGTTGCTATTTCTTCAACAGATGGAAAAAGCATTGATCAGCCCCTGGGCAAGGCTGAATCCCTTTTGATTTACCAGGCAGGCCCACCTTGCCCCGAACCGGTGGAAAAACGGGATATCCCGTTGCCGTCCAAAGGGCTTGGCCGGTGGATGCAATTGGGCACAGCCCTACTGGATTGCCAATGGCTGCTGGTTCCAACCATTGGAGAAGCGGCCTTCAAAATATTGGTGAACAAGGGAATAATGGTATATATCATTGAAGGTGCGATCACTGACGCCTTGGGGCTGATCGCCACCGGCGGCAACCTGAACACCATGGCCCGGCCTGAGATTTTGGCCCGGACGACCAGGGGACAGGAACCTGGAATCCGTTGTACAAGCAGTGTATGCGGTGGCGGCGGCCGTGGATGCTACGAAAGTTAA